TTCGCGACATGTACGGTGATGAGCGTCGCACTGAAATTGGCGCAGCGATCCATGACATCGACATGGAAGACCTAATCACACAAGAAGATGTTGTAGTAACTCTTTCTCGTGAAGGTTATGTTAAGTACCAAATTCTGAGCGATTACGAAGCACAACGTCGTGGTGGTAAAGGTAAGAGTGCAACTAAGATGAAAGATGAAGATTTCATCGAACGTCTACTTGTTGCGAATACTCATGATAATATCCTTTGTTTCTCTACACGTGGTAAAGCGTATAGCTTGAAAGTATTCCAATTACCTCAAGCAAGTCGTACTGCTCGTGGTAAGCCAATCGTAAACATTCTTCCTCTAGAAGAAGGTGAGCGTATTACAGCTATTCTACCAGTATCTGGATACTCTGAAGATAAGTTTATCTTCATGGCAACAGGTGATGGTACTGTTAAGAAAACATCACTAGATCAATTTGCAAAAGTTCGTGCAAACGGCTTAATCGCAGTAAATCTACGTGAAGATGATTCACTAATCGGTGTTGATATCACTGATGGTTCAAGTGAAATCATGCTGTTCTCTAAAGCAGGTAAAGTGGTTCGTTTCAACGAAGAACAAGTTCGTGGTATGGGCCGTACAGCTTCTGGTGTTCGTGGTATGAAACTGTCTGGTGAAGATCAGGTTGTTTCGTTAATCGTTCCTTCTAATGAAGGCGATATCTTAACAGTGACTCAAAATGGTTACGGTAAACGTACTGTTCTTTCTGAGTACCCTGCGAAGAGCCGTGCAACGCAAGGTGTTGTATCTATCAAAGTTTCTGAACGTAACGGCAGTGTTGTCGGTGCAGTTCAAGCTGAAGATGGCGATGAATTCATGATGATCACTGACGCAGGTACGCTAGTACGTACTCGTGTATCAGAAGTTAGCCAAGTGGGTCGTAATACTCAAGGTGTAACATTGATCCGTACTTCTGAAAATGAAAATGTAGTTGCACTGCAACGCATTGATGAAGTTGAAGAAGCTGAAATCATTGAAGGCGAAGAGGGTGAAGTAACAGAGGCAACAGTAACAACTGAAGCAACTGAGGCTCCTCAAGCTGATACCGATGCTGAGAGCACTGAAGAATAATTTATTCTGATGTTTCCAAATAAAAAGCCCGCTTAGAAATAAGCGGGCTTTTTTTATTATTATGTCTCGTCCTGAAATGTGTTTACACATTTAGGACTTTTATATGACAAATCAAGAAAAAACAAAGAATAAGCGAACTCAACGCGATTATTCATTAGGCTTTAAATTGCAGCTTGTTGCCGCTATAGAAAAAGGCGATATGACCTATAAGCAAGCTCAAAACATTTATGGCATTCAAGGTCGATCTACCGTACTTACTTGGTTAAGAAAACACGGTAAGATGGACTGGTCTCAATCACCTAAGATTATTATGCCTAAATCCCCGAAAGCGAAAGAATCGCCTGCACAAAAAATTAAACGTTTAGAGCGAGAGCTTGATGATGAAAGAATGCGTAATTTATTACTTAATGAAGTAGTGAATATCATGGACGCAGAACATGGTGCAGGCCTTAGAAAAAAGTATATTGCCAAGGAGCAAGAAGTCTTCAAAAGCAGAAAATGATCAGCTTAGAGCGAGCTAGTCAGCTACTTGGCATTACAAGACAATGTATATACCAACAAGAACGTAGAGCTCTGAAACGTGCCGTTGAACTTTCACCGGTTAAAAATATGGTGCAAGAAATTCGTCGATATATGCCTCGTATTGGAGGTAAAAAATTATATTTTTTACTTAAGCCCAAATTCATCACTCATGGCATAAAGTTAGGCAGAGATAACTTTTTTTCCTATTTAAGAAATGAGTGCTTATTAGTAAAACCTAAACGAAGTTATACAAAAACTACCTATAGTAAGCATTGGATGAAAAAACATCCTAATTTACTTAAAGAAGTAACACCTCAAGCATCTGAAGAGGTTTTTGTTAGTGATATCACTTACGTTCAATCACAAAAAGGTATTCATTATTTATCTTTAGTAACAGATGCTTATAGTCGAAAGATAATGGGATATGAATTAAGTGATGAAATGAAAGCTACTGATGTAGTCAAAGCTCTTGATATGGCGATAGATAGCCGTCAATATCAAAGGAGTACGATTCATCATTCAGACCGAGGATTACAGTATTGTTCAAAGGTTTATCAGGAAAAATTGAATAAAAATGATATTAAGCCATCAATGACGGATGGTTATGATTGCTATCAAAATGCATTAGCAGAGCGAATAAATGGGATACTTAAACAAGAGTTTCTTTTGTATGACTGTAAAGATTTAGAGGAGTTAAGGCATTTAGTTGAAGAATCTATTTTTATTTATAATGAAATGCGGCCACATTTAAGCTTGGGAATGAGTACACCAAATCAAGTACACAAAAAAGCCAAGTGCGTACGCACTTAGCTTTCAATTAAAAATCGTCAACGTATTTTAGGACGAGACATTAAAAAACGTCGAAAATGCCTTGTTCTGAATATAAGTTTGAGGCAATAACAAACGTTTTTTTGCCACAAGAAATACAAACAGGTGGACCAAACCACGCAGCATAGCATTCGCCACATGAATAATGAGCATTAATTAAACGTAAATGAGTTTTATCAGGAATTACGTTTAAAGCAGCTTGTTGTAATTTAATTTGTCTTTCATCTTTTATTATTGTTTTCATTCTAGCCAACTTTACGGTGTTAATGAGATACATAAATTTCATTAATGAGATACCTATAAAGGAGTATGATATGATATGGCTCGTAAAACAATAATGCAGATTGTGATCTAGATTATCTTTTTGAAAATAAAAAAGAGTGCGGAAGCACTCTTTTATAAGTCATTATTTATTTTATAAATTTTAGTTATTATAAGCGGTTTTTAGAGCAACAAATCGCTCGACTAAGTCATCGATAGAAGCTTGATCGTAAGCCTTTAAACCCGTCGCTATCATTCGCTTAGTACCATGACCCACTTCTTCACCGTTTTCAGTAAATTTAAAGTTTAACTTAACAATGCCACGTTTCCCTTCGATATCCATGGTTGCACCAGTGAATTCAACACTAGGCGCTGCAATATCTAATCGAGTAAATTCGATATCCATGCTTTCATAAATTACTAATGGGCGCTGGCAATTAATCATTAATTGTTTTTCTTCCATTAATGGAACCATGATATGAGGGAAGTTCATTCCTGAAAATTGAACATATTGTTTTACAACATGCTCAATAAACTCAGGGTTAAGATTTTTTTCACCGCTACGGCTTACGTGAAGGTATACTTTATCATTATCGTCTGAAAGCGAGTATTCACCTTGCTCTGTGTGGTTAATATGTAATGCTGTACCGTTAGATACCATACCTGCAAAATCGAAGTGCATTTTATTACTGATGCCAGTTTTGGATAATAAAACTGCAAATAATAAATCACCTGGAACACAGAAACGCTTAGAATCCACATCATGAATTGGGTTAAAATCACCAGCCACTTTTTTCGCAAAATCGCTTGCTTGTTGGCGTGTGAATTCAAATGAGTTATCTGTTTCTGAAAAATATTGATTTAACTGCATAATAAATTTGGTAAAAACCTAGCTAATGAAATAACTCGGCTAGTATAACCAATCTCTTCTCATCTAATGGTCTATCCAGTGTGAATAAACGTAAAAACAATCAGTTAAACGTTTCAAAATGTAGAAAAATTGACATTTACTTCACGATTATCTCGATATAATCACAAGTGAAGTACTCACATCAACCAATGTATTGATTTTATCTAAGGTTGAACACGTAAGGTTAAGGAATGAAATCGTTAATAACGGTAGGGCTAGTTTTTTCATTAATGGCACCAAGTTACCGTGCTCAAGCAGAAGAAAAGCAATCTGGAGATCTCGCTGCAGACATTGGTGCGGTTGGGATTCCTGTTATTGCAGGCTCGATAGCTTTATATAAAGAAGATTACGATGGCTTTTGGATGTTTGCTAAAGGTGCTACTTATACTTTAGCTGCAACACAAGCGTTAAAATATACGGTAAAAGAGGAGCGACCGAATGGAGAGGACAATTTAAGTTTTCCATCTGGGCATTCATCGTCTGCATTCCAAGGTGCTTCATACTTACAGTTCCGTTATGGTTGGGAATATGGGGTTCCTGCTTATATAGGGGCGAGTTTAGTTGGATATTCACGTGTAGAGAATGAACACCATTATTGGCGTGATGTAATTGCCGGTGCAGTATTGGCGACAACCATTCAATATTTGGTTACCGATAAGTACCTTGATTCAAATAGCGTCATGATTGCACCAGTGATCAGTGATGAACAAGTTGGAATCGCAGCATCTTTCTCATTTTAATTGGCAAATGGTGTACAAGCGAGTAAAATCAGCTCCCTTTTAATAATGCTAGGTGTACCACAATGTTTATTGGATTTGACTACGGAACCGCTAACTGTTCAGTTGCGACCATTCAAAATAACCAAACAAAATTACTAAAACTAGAAGGAGATAACACATTTATTCCTTCTGCGTTATGTGCACCTACTCGTGAAGCGGTTTCTGAATATCTATTTCGTATTTGGGGTGTTCAGCCAAGTACCGATATAAATGAACGTTTGCTCCATACCGCAATTTCATACAATCGTGAAGAAGATATCGATGTTGATGCTGAGTCGATGACATTTGGTCAAGCAGCATTAAATATGTACATCGAAGATCCTGAAGAAGTGTATTACGTAAAATCACCAAAATCATTCTTAGGTGTATCTGGTTTACGTGATGTACAAGTGAGTTTATTTGAGGATCTTGTTACTGCAATGATGAAAAACATCAAGAACAATGCAGAGCAAGAACTACAGCAAGATATTACGTCGACAGTAATTGGCCGCCCAATTAACTTCCAAGGCGCAGCAAGTGACGAAGCTAATGCACAAGCAATCTCAATTTTGTCACGTGCAGCAATGCGTGTGGGTTTTAAAAATATTGAGTTTCAATTTGAGCCAGTAGCGGCAGGTTTAGACTTTGAACAAACATTAACAGAAGACAAAACGGTTCTGATTGTTGATATCGGTGGTGGTACTACGGACTGTTCAATGATTCAAATGGGGCCGTCTTGGCGTGAACACCATGATAGAACGAAAGGGATCTTATCTCACAGTGGTTCTCGTATTGGTGGTAACGACTTAGACATTTACCTAGCACACCGCCAGTTTATGCCTTTACTTGGTTCACAAAGTCGAACTCATAAAGGTTTAGAATTACCAATGACGCAGTTTTGGAACCCAATAGCCATTAACAACATTGTTGCTCAATTGGACTTCTTTGGTTTTGGTAACCGTAAACATTTAATGCAGATGCTTAATGATACTCAAGAGCCAGAAAAAGTTGCACGTTTAATTAAACTTTATGATGAAAAGTTAAGTTACAAACTGCTACGCGATGCAGAGCAAACGAAAATAGCGTTGTCAGAATACGCTGAGAAAGCGGTAGATTTAAGTTATCTTGATGACGGTTTAACATTGAATATTTCTCAACAATGTTTAGCAGAAGCAATTGCGAAACCACAAGAGAACATTAATAAGTTGATTAAAGAAGCGATTGTTCAAGCTGGTACGACACCAGATATTATTTATGTAACTGGCGGTTCTGCTCGTTCTCCAATTCTGCGTTCAGCATTACAGCAGCAATTACCAAACATTGAGATTGTTGGTGGTAATTATTTTGGTTCGGTTACAGCGGGATTAGCACATTGGGCAAATTACTGCTTTGGATAATGAACTCCATTTTATTAATTGTTAATTTTCGAGCTGCATTGTCGCAGCTCGAATTGTATTAGGAAAACACAATGAAAACAGCACCAACAGAAATGACGTTTTTTGAGCGTTTTGAATCAGATATTTTATCGGGTAAGAAAGTGATCACAATTCGTGATGAATCAGAAAAGGATTATGTGGTTGGAACCGAAGTTGAAGTTAGCACTTATGAAGACAATCGTCGTTTTTGCCGATTAGCTATCGATAACGTTGAACCAATCAATTTTGATGATCTTAATCAGTACCATGCTGAACAAGAGAATATGACATTAGAAGAACTTAAAAATATTATCGAAGAAATTTACCCGAATAAAGGTCAACTTTACGTTATCTCTTATCATTTAGTTTAAAGGGAATAGAGGTCAATAATGGAATTATTATCTATCGACTTTTTAGGTCAGCCACTTCGTTTAGAAGGCTCAATGGCAGGTTGGCAGCAATTATTTTGGAGTAATACTCTCGTTGCTCAACACGCTGCATCAGCTGATCATAATGATCACTATCATCATGAGTTTCAGTTAACTCAAGGTGAAAAAATCATCACTTGTCAGTTAGAGGCCAAAGTGACTTGGCAACCATTCCTTATTGAATACTGCGTAATGATTGATGGTGAGTTAGTAGCAGAAGGCAGCCGTAACGAAAAAGACATTGAAAAACAGGTTCCGCATACTCCTATTAAAGCCGAGCGTAAATTCAGTTTAATAGGGTTAGTTTCATTAGGAATGAAGGCATTAAAAAGTGCCAAATTAATTAAGGTTGTTTTAGCTTCTGCAAGTCTTGCTGCATACTCGTGGTTATTCTCTATTGAATTCGCTTTATCTTTGATCGCCTGTTTGATGTTTCATGAGTATGGACATATAAAAGCGATGAAATATTTTGGAATGAAAACCAAAGGTATTTACCTTATACCATTTTTAGGCGGTTTAGCTCTGAGTGATGAGAAGATAAATACGCGATGGCAAGATGTTGTTATCTCGATTATGGGGCCATTTTTTGGTTTAATCCTTTCGCTTATTCTTATGGTGGTATATTGGATAACAGGGGAGATGTTCTTTGCTGGTCTTGCTGTATTTAATGCATTCTTAAATTTATTTAATTTATTACCAATACTCCCATTAGATGGTGGGCACGTTTTAAAAAGTATTAGCTTTTCAATGAACAGTAAGCTTGGTATTTTTTTATGTGCACTTGCTGCAGTTGGTGGTGTCATATTAAGTTACCAATTAGGCCTAGCACTATTTGGTTTTTTACTTATTATGGGGAGCTTAGAGATTGTATTTGAGTGGCGAGGTCGTCATCAAAGTCATTTATTACCACTGGATCGATACGGACAAATTATTTCATCGGTTTGGTATATAGGGTTAGTGAGTTCTTTAATTGGTATTATTTGGTATTTTGCAAGTAGCGGTGATGCTTTATTGCAATTACCTATGCAAATATTAGGAACTTAATCTCTAAAATTAAGATTATTAGCTCTTAATAGCTAAAAGGAATTTACGGATGTTTAAAAAATTAAAAGCGTCTCTTGGCATTGGTGCCGCAAAAGTGGATACCATTTTAGAAAATCCAGAGCTTTTCCAAGGGGATAAGCTTATCGGTGCTGTTCATATTCAAGGTGGTGATATAGAGCAGAAAATTGATGCTATTCATATCAAGCTGAACACAGAGATTAAAATTGAAAATGATAATGGTGTGAGTTATCAAACATTTACTCTATTCCATACACAAGCGGTTAATCCATTTATTATCCAAGCTGGTGAGCAGAAAAAATTACCATTTACGATTAAGTTACCTGATGAAACCCCAATTACTGCATTGAATGTTCGCAATAATCACTGCGACGTATGGGTTGAAACGGTATTAGATATTGATTATGCATTGGACCCAACGGATCGAGATCTATTGATTGTAAAACCATTACCAGTCGCTGGATCGATTATTCAGCAAGTTGAGCAAGCAGGCTTTAGTATGGTAAAAGCCGATGTTGAAAAGGGCTTTTTAAACGGAGGCCACTTCAAATCTCACTCTGGTTGTTACCAAGAAATTGAATTTAGAAGTAGTGGTTTTATTAATAAGAAAGAAATTGAATTGTCATTTATCTTAGATGGCAGTGTTCTTCATTGTTTAGCTGAGGTCGATCGTTCACTTGGGTTTAATCGTGGTGATCAATACATTTCATTTTCTTTAGGCTTAAATGCGTCTAGTGCTGAAATAAATAATGCCGTGCAACGAATTTTACGCGTATAAAGATTGACGAAGTACGGTGTAAATAAAAAGATTAAATGCATTAATAAAGCTCTCTACATTTAGAGAGCTTTATTTGTTTTATGCTTCTATAGCATTATAAAACGTTATTTTTGGTTCTTCTTCTAAAAGACCATCAAGGTTAGCAATCAAATCAGTAAAATGTGTTTCTTTACAATGTGAATCAAAAGCATTTTGGTCAGCAAACTGTTCTTGAAATAAAAATTTATGGTTATCTGATTGGTCTTGAAATAAACAATAGCGAAGACAGCCTTTTTCGTTACGAGTAGGAGCTAATATTGCTGTTAGTAGTTGATGTAATGCTTCTTCTTTTCCAGCTTTAGCGCAGAACTGTGCAGTCAAGTGAATCATTTTGTTTCTCCAATTTATTTATTATAAATAACGACCAGCTCGTTGAATAAATTCAATCTTGTAGCCGTCAGGATCAATAACGAAAAAGAACGTCGCTAATAACACACCTTCATGACCAAATGATTTAATGTCTGAAGTGTTAATACCATATGTATTTAGGCGCTTATGTGCCGTGTGAATACAATCCACACTTACTGCGATATGCCCATACCCGTTGCCGTGAACATAGGATTCATCTTGATTGTGGTTATGAGTTAATTCGAGTTCGAATCCTGTTTCAGAATTAGCAAGGTAAGTCAGTGAAAAATCATCAAAGTGATATTGATTCACGATATCTAGTTCTAGTGCATCACGGTAGAATTTGATGGAGGCAGATAAGTCATGCACTCTCACCATGCTATGTATTAGTTTTGTCATGGGTTCTCCTTGTGAACGAGAACATCATAATGAGAGTTTGAAGTAGGGTGGTAGTACGTGAGTACGACAAATGATAAATCTATTAAAATTAATGTGTCATTAAAGAGTTAAGAGTGTTTCTTGGGGTTTACGTGAATAAATTAGACAAGCGCAACGAAGTAACGAGGCAAAATTAGTGACCTCTCCGTTATGTTCTAATGCTTCTTTGTATATTGTTGAAATAAATCGAGGGACACTTAAACCTTGGTACTCAGCAATTTCTTCAAGTGTTTCCCAAAAGCTGGCTTCTAGTTTTACACTGGTAGCATGGCCATCAATTCGAATAGAGCGAGTGATGAATTGGTAGTTTTCAGTTGGCTGATGAGCAAATATTTCACACATAAATATCATAGGTCTGTTGAGTTATTGCATTATTCTGTATGGAAATGAAGCGAGAATCAAATAACTGGGAAATATCATTTTTGTGATCTTGATTCTTTTTTTGCATTAATGAGTTAAGAAACGTACAATAGCGCTCTTGTGAGTATTCCCGACCTTTGTGTGGTTGATTGATTCTCACAACAATTCTATATACAACGTATTTTTCGTTTATTAATTTTTAGCATGTGTTGCTTCGTGTGCAACACCACTGTAAAGGATAAAACATGCCTGTAATTACTCTTCCAGACGGTTCTCAACGTCAATTCGATAACGCTGTTTCAACTATGGATGTCGCTGCTGACATCGGTCCAGGTCTTGCGAAAGCTTGTATCGCTGGTCGTGTTGATGGTGTTCGTGTTGATGCGTGCGATTTAATTGAAAATGACGCTCAACTTGAAATCATCACAGCAAAAGATGAAGACGGTTTAGAAATCATTCGTCACTCTTGTGCGCACCTTTTAGGTCACGCAGTTAAGCAGCTTTTCCCTGAAGCTAAGATGGCGATTGGTCCAACAATCGATAACGGTTTCTACTACGATATCGATATGGAGCACTCTTTAACGCAAGAAGATCTTGATAAGATTGAAAAGCGTATGAAGGATCTTGCTAAGACCAAGTACCAAGTAATTAAGAAGAACGTAAGCTGGCAAGAAGCGCGTGATACTTTTGAAGCACGCGGTGAAACTTACAAGATTGAAATCCTTGATGAAAACGTATCTAAAGACGATCGTCCAGGTTTATATCACCACGAAGAATACATTGATATGTGTCGTGGTCCTCACGTTCCTAACATGAGCTTCTGTCAGAACTTTAAGATTCTGAACGTTGCTGGTGCATATTGGCGTGGTAACAGTGACAACAAAATGCTGCAACGTGTCTATGGCACTGCATTCCAAGATAAGAAGTTGCTTAAAGCACACCTTATCCGCCTAGAAGAAGCAGCAAAGCGTGATCACCGTAAAATTGGTAAGCAGCTTGATCTGTTCCATATGCAGCAAGAAGCTCCAGGTATGGTGTTCTGGCATCACAATGGTTGGACTATCTTCCGTGAACTAGAAGTATTTGTTCGTGAAAAACTAACTCAGTACGATTACCAAGAAGTAAAAGGCCCATTGATGATGGACCGCGTACTTTGGGAACGTTCTGGTCACTGGGACAAATACGCAGAAGCGATGTTCACAACAAGTTCAGAGAACCGTGAATACGCAATTAAACCAATGAACTGTCCAGGTCACGTTCAAATCTTTAACCAAGGTCTGAAATCATACCGTGATTTACCATTACGTATGGCTGAGTTTGGCTCATGTCACCGTAATGAACCATCTGGTGCTCTACACGGCATTATGCGTGTTCGTGGCTTCACTCAAGATGATGCACACGTATTCTGTACAGAAGCACAAGTTCAACAAGAAGTTAAATCTTGTATTGAAATGGTTTATGATACATATCAGACATTTGGTTTTGATAATATCGTAGTTAAGCTGTCTACACGTCCAGAACAACGCGTTGGTTCTGATGAAATGTGGGACCGTGCTGAGTCAGATTTAAAACTTGCTCTAGAGTCAATGGAGATTCCATACGAGATTCAAGAGGGTGAGGGTGCGTTCTACGGACCGAAAATTGAATTTACTTTGCATGATTGTCTGGACCGTGCGTGGCAATGTGGTACAGTACAGCTTGATTTTGCATTACCAGAGCGTTTAGGTGCAACTTACGTTGGTGAAGATAACGAACGTCACACACCAGTGATGATTCACCGCGCGATTTTAGGTTCACTAGAGCGTTTCATTGGTATCTTAATCGAAGACTATGCAGGCTTTTTCCCAACGTGGTTAGCTCCTGAACAAGCAATTGTTATGGGAATTACGGACAAACAAGCTGATTACGTACAAGAAATTGCAAAAAAACTGCAAAAAAATGGATTTAGAGTGAAAGCGGACTTGAGAAATGAGAAGATTGGCTTTAAAATCCGTGAACATACTTTGAAGCGTGTACCGTATATGCTTGTTTGTGGCGACCAGGAGATGGAAGCTGGAGAAATTGCAGTACGTACTCGTAAAGGTAAAGATTTGGGTAAATTCAAAATTGATGATTTTGTTGCATTCCTGCAGCAAGAAGTTAGTGCCCGAACGCTCAATACTGTGGAGGAATAAGGTATTAAAGGCGGAAAAAGAGCCCAACAGCCGGCTAAACAAAATGCTCATCGTCTAAACGGTGAAATTCGTGGCGTTAAAGAAGTGCGCCTAACAGGCCTAGATGGTGAATCAGTAGGTGTCGTTTCTCTAAACGAAGCTCTGGATGCAGCACTTGAAGCTGGTGTTGACTTAGTTGAAATCAGCCCAAATGCCGAGCCACCAGTTTGTCGTGTGATGGACTATGGCAAATTCCTCTTCGAAAAGGCGAAGGCTGCTAAAGAACAGAAGAAAAAGCAAAAACAGGTTCAGATCAAGGAAATTAAATTCCGACCTGGAACTGATATTGGAGACTATCAGGTAAAACTACGCAACCTGACTGGTTTCCTTGAAGACGGCAACAAAGTGAAGGTAACAATTCGCTTCCGTGGCCGCGAAATGGCTCACCAAAACATCGGTGTTGACGTTCTTAATCGTTTGAAAGCGGATACTGAAGAATTTGCAGTAGTCGAATCTTTCCCAACGAGAATTGAAGGTCGCCAGATGATTATGGTGTTGGCCCCTAAGAAGAAGTAATTTAGTGCATTCAAGTAATACAGCAGGGTAGCTGTTCGCAGTTACCCTGTTTTATTCGCCTAATTACTGTATGTTTAATCACGCAACAATGCGGAGTTATATTCATCATGCCTAAGATGAAATCAAACAAAGGTGCTTCTAAGCGTTTTAAGAAAACTGCTGGCGGTATCAAATTTAAGCACGCTACAAAACGTCACATCCTGACTAAACGTACTACTAAGAACAAGCGTCAGCTTCGTCCTAACTCTCTACTTCCAAAATGTGAAGTAGCAGCAGTTGCTCGTATGCTTCCATACGCATAATTTTTAGTATTTATTTATAATTTTAGTTTAGGAGAGACATAATGCCTCGCGTAAAACGTGGTGTACAAGCTCGTGCACGTCATAAGAAAGTTCTGAAACAAGCTAAAGGTTACTACGGTGCACGTTCACGTGTTTATCGTGTAGCTTTCCAGGCGGTAACTAAAGCAGGTCAATATGCTTACCGTGACCGTCGTAACAAAAAGCGTGTTTTCCGTCAACTTTGGATCGCTCGTATCAATGCTGCAGCTCGTCAAAACGAGATGTCTTACAGCCGTTTCATCAACGGTCTTAAGAAAGCATCTATTGAAATCGATCGTAAGATCCTAGCTGACATCGCTGTATTCGACAAAGTAGCATTCGCTGCTCTAGTTGAAAAAGCGAAAGCTGCTCTTTAATTAGAACAGTTTCAAGGCTTTAAGACTAAGAAAGGAGAGCACTAGCTCTCCTTTTTTTATGCCTGCAATTTATTCATATATTAAGCATCAACTTCCTAATTTCCTTTCTATCTGTCAGTTTCTGTAAAGCTTATACAACTAACGTAAAGTTACTTTTGATTTAAAAACAAAAGCCTATTATTCACTCAATTGATTCATTTAATGAGTATTGAAAATGCGTAAATTTACTGTTCTGTTGCTTTTGCTATGGCTGCCATCTTTTGTTTCATCACTTACTGAATTTGATAGTGTGATGGATTTACGTAAACAATTAATCGTCTTAACTGGTTGGCTTGGTTTTGCTTATATGGGCGCCGCTATTGTTCTTTCCGCTCGCTTTAAATGGACAGAACGATTAGTAAAAGGGCTAGATAAGGCTTATGGTTTACATAAAAAATTAGGGATTTCAGCTTTTATTGCACTGCTCTTGCACTGGTTAGTGATTAAAGCTGCGCATTGGGCTGTGCAACTAGGTTGGCTTGTTCGTCCAGCGCATGCAGGAAAAGAGAGAGTGATCACAGGTGTTGATTGGGTTTCTCTTGCAGAGAAAGTAGGTGATATATCGTTTAAGGTTTTTATACTTTTTACTATCATTAGCTTGGTTGAAAGAATCAGTTATAAAAAATTTAAAGGGATCCACAAAATTGGTGGAGCATTAATGTTGGCTGGTGTGTTTCATACGCTGTTTTTGATCAAATGGGATCTTTCATTAATCCCAATGAATATAGCTATTATACTTATCTCTGCTATCTCAGTTTGGTGCGCAATACTTTCACTAACGGGTTCTATTGGTAAGAAAAATAAAATAGGTGGTCAAGTAGTTCAGGTTGCTAAATTTAAAGATGATTCTGAATTTACTGTGGTGGCTCGTCTTCAAATTAAACTGGAGAGTGAACTGCGATAT
The Aliivibrio fischeri ATCC 7744 = JCM 18803 = DSM 507 DNA segment above includes these coding regions:
- a CDS encoding sporulation protein → MFKKLKASLGIGAAKVDTILENPELFQGDKLIGAVHIQGGDIEQKIDAIHIKLNTEIKIENDNGVSYQTFTLFHTQAVNPFIIQAGEQKKLPFTIKLPDETPITALNVRNNHCDVWVETVLDIDYALDPTDRDLLIVKPLPVAGSIIQQVEQAGFSMVKADVEKGFLNGGHFKSHSGCYQEIEFRSSGFINKKEIELSFILDGSVLHCLAEVDRSLGFNRGDQYISFSLGLNASSAEINNAVQRILRV
- the yegD gene encoding molecular chaperone translates to MFIGFDYGTANCSVATIQNNQTKLLKLEGDNTFIPSALCAPTREAVSEYLFRIWGVQPSTDINERLLHTAISYNREEDIDVDAESMTFGQAALNMYIEDPEEVYYVKSPKSFLGVSGLRDVQVSLFEDLVTAMMKNIKNNAEQELQQDITSTVIGRPINFQGAASDEANAQAISILSRAAMRVGFKNIEFQFEPVAAGLDFEQTLTEDKTVLIVDIGGGTTDCSMIQMGPSWREHHDRTKGILSHSGSRIGGNDLDIYLAHRQFMPLLGSQSRTHKGLELPMTQFWNPIAINNIVAQLDFFGFGNRKHLMQMLNDTQEPEKVARLIKLYDEKLSYKLLRDAEQTKIALSEYAEKAVDLSYLDDGLTLNISQQCLAEAIAKPQENINKLIKEAIVQAGTTPDIIYVTGGSARSPILRSALQQQLPNIEIVGGNYFGSVTAGLAHWANYCFG
- a CDS encoding DUF3581 domain-containing protein, translating into MQLNQYFSETDNSFEFTRQQASDFAKKVAGDFNPIHDVDSKRFCVPGDLLFAVLLSKTGISNKMHFDFAGMVSNGTALHINHTEQGEYSLSDDNDKVYLHVSRSGEKNLNPEFIEHVVKQYVQFSGMNFPHIMVPLMEEKQLMINCQRPLVIYESMDIEFTRLDIAAPSVEFTGATMDIEGKRGIVKLNFKFTENGEEVGHGTKRMIATGLKAYDQASIDDLVERFVALKTAYNN
- the yqfB gene encoding N(4)-acetylcytidine aminohydrolase → MKTAPTEMTFFERFESDILSGKKVITIRDESEKDYVVGTEVEVSTYEDNRRFCRLAIDNVEPINFDDLNQYHAEQENMTLEELKNIIEEIYPNKGQLYVISYHLV
- a CDS encoding phosphatase PAP2 family protein; this encodes MKSLITVGLVFSLMAPSYRAQAEEKQSGDLAADIGAVGIPVIAGSIALYKEDYDGFWMFAKGATYTLAATQALKYTVKEERPNGEDNLSFPSGHSSSAFQGASYLQFRYGWEYGVPAYIGASLVGYSRVENEHHYWRDVIAGAVLATTIQYLVTDKYLDSNSVMIAPVISDEQVGIAASFSF
- a CDS encoding site-2 protease family protein, translating into MELLSIDFLGQPLRLEGSMAGWQQLFWSNTLVAQHAASADHNDHYHHEFQLTQGEKIITCQLEAKVTWQPFLIEYCVMIDGELVAEGSRNEKDIEKQVPHTPIKAERKFSLIGLVSLGMKALKSAKLIKVVLASASLAAYSWLFSIEFALSLIACLMFHEYGHIKAMKYFGMKTKGIYLIPFLGGLALSDEKINTRWQDVVISIMGPFFGLILSLILMVVYWITGEMFFAGLAVFNAFLNLFNLLPILPLDGGHVLKSISFSMNSKLGIFLCALAAVGGVILSYQLGLALFGFLLIMGSLEIVFEWRGRHQSHLLPLDRYGQIISSVWYIGLVSSLIGIIWYFASSGDALLQLPMQILGT
- a CDS encoding IS3 family transposase (programmed frameshift), which translates into the protein MTNQEKTKNKRTQRDYSLGFKLQLVAAIEKGDMTYKQAQNIYGIQGRSTVLTWLRKHGKMDWSQSPKIIMPKSPKAKESPAQKIKRLERELDDERMRNLLLNEVVNIMDAEHGAGLRKKYIGQGARSLQKQKMISLERASQLLGITRQCIYQQERRALKRAVELSPVKNMVQEIRRYMPRIGGKKLYFLLKPKFITHGIKLGRDNFFSYLRNECLLVKPKRSYTKTTYSKHWMKKHPNLLKEVTPQASEEVFVSDITYVQSQKGIHYLSLVTDAYSRKIMGYELSDEMKATDVVKALDMAIDSRQYQRSTIHHSDRGLQYCSKVYQEKLNKNDIKPSMTDGYDCYQNALAERINGILKQEFLLYDCKDLEELRHLVEESIFIYNEMRPHLSLGMSTPNQVHKKAKCVRT